In Anguilla rostrata isolate EN2019 chromosome 1, ASM1855537v3, whole genome shotgun sequence, a genomic segment contains:
- the LOC135257190 gene encoding DOMON domain-containing protein FRRS1L, with translation MFSLSKLLQLLLLLNPGYWRGVVASPTDDNAARGGHGDHGEPGHKETHQDSYSTFASEFLESRYLTDEGYPFPTAPPVDPFAKIKVSDCGITKGCVRYGKPGCDAETCDYFLSYRRIGADVEYEMSADTDGWVAVGFSSDKKMGGDDVMGCVHDDNGRVRIHHFYNVGQWAKEIKRNPARDEEGIFENNRVTCRFKRPLYVPREETLVDLHLSWYYLFAWGPAIQGSITRHDIDSPPVSDHMISIYKYEDIFMPSTAYQTFSSPFCLLLIVALTFYLLMGTP, from the exons ATGTTCTCATTGTCGAAGCTACTGCAGCTGCTTCTCCTGTTAAACCCGGGCTACTGGCGAGGAGTTGTTGCTAGTCCCACCGATGACAACGCAGCGCGGGGCGGCCATGGAGACCACGGAGAGCCGGGTCATAAAGAGACCCACCAGGattcatacagtacatttgccTCGGAATTCCTAGAGTCAAGATATCTAACAGATGAGG gttaTCCCTTCCCCACTGCCCCACCTGTAGATCCATTCGCTAAAATCAAAGTGAGTGACTGTGGAATAACCAAGGGTTGCGTCAG GTACGGGAAACCAGGCTGCGATGCAGAGACCTGCGACTACTTCCTCAGCTATCGCAGGATTGGTGCTGATGTGGAGTACGAAATGAGCGCGGACACCGACGGCTGGGTGGCCGTGGGGTTCTCCTCCGATAAGAAGATG GGAGGGGATGATGTCATGGGCTGCGTCCATGACGACAACGGGCGAGTACGGATACACCACTTCTACAACGTGGGCCAGTGGGCCAAGGAGATCAAGAGGAACCCGGCACGCGATGAGGAGGGCATCTTCGAAAACAACCGGGTGACCTGCCGCTTCAAGCGGCCGCTCTATGTGCCCCGCGAAGAAACGCTGGTGGACCTCCACTTAAGCTGGTACTACTTGTTCGCATGGGGCCCCGCCATCCAAG GATCCATCACCCGGCATGACATCGACTCGCCCCCTGTCTCCGATCACATGATCAGCATCTATAAGTATGAGGACATCTTCATGCCCTCCACGGCCTACCAGActttctcctcccccttctGCCTGCTGCTCATTGTAGCGCTCACCTTTTACCTTCTCATGGGAACCCCATAG
- the alg2 gene encoding alpha-1,3/1,6-mannosyltransferase ALG2: protein MVRVVFLHPDLGIGGAERLVVDAAVALRSKGCAVQIWTAHYDPQHCFSETRDPDLPVVCAGDWLPTSVFGYFHALCAYLRMVYVALYLVFFSGVEFDVVFCDQVSACIPVLRLARQRKKVLFYCHFPDQLLTQRRSALKRLYRAPIDWLEERTTGMADCVVVNSRFTAGVFRRTFKSLSAVHTDVLYPSLNPAAFDSEVEDLDGLVPETTWMFLSINRYERKKNLPLALRALDALHRRLTPEQWGRVHLVMAGGYDDRVAENVEHYAELKDLASSLALEDNITFLRSFSDRQKTSLLHHCTCVLYTPSNEHFGIVPVEAMYTRCPVIAVNSGGPLESVADKETGFLCEPEAESFAGAMEKFIRNPRLQQEMGEAGRQRVLERFSLEAFANQLHKYILRLTE, encoded by the exons ATGGTGAGGGTGGTGTTCCTTCACCCTGACCTGGGTATCGGGGGGGCGGAACGGCTGGTGGTGGACGCCGCCGTGGCGTTGCGCTCCAaaggctgtgctgtgcagatCTGGACCGCCCACTACGACCCCCAGCACTGCTTCTCCGAGACCCGTGACCCTGACCTCCCAGTGGTCTGCGCGGGTGACTGGCTGCCGACTAGCGTCTTTGGCTACTTCCACGCCCTGTGTGCTTACCTGCGCATGGTCTACGTGGCCCTCTACCTCGTCTTCTTCAGCGGGGTGGAGTTTGATGTTGTGTTCTGTGACCAG GTGTCGGCTTGCATCCCTGTGCTGAGGCTGGCCCGCCAGAGGAAGAAGGTCCTGTTCTACTGCCACTTCCCTGACCAGCTGCTAACCCAGCGTCGCTCTGCCCTGAAGAGGCTCTATCGGGCTCCCATCGACTGGCTGGAGGAGCGCACCACTGGCATGGCGGACTGCGTGGTGGTCAACAGCCGATTCACCGCCGGGGTCTTCAGGCGCACCTTCAAGAGCCTGTCGGCCGTCCACACCGACGTCCTCTACCCCTCCCTCAACCCGGCGGCCTTCGACTCCGAGGTGGAGGACCTGGACGGCCTGGTCCCTGAGACGACGTGGATGTTCCTCTCCATAAACCGCTACGAGCGCAAGAAGAACCTGCCCCTGGCCTTGCGGGCCCTGGACGCGCTCCACAGGAGGCTGACCCCAGAGCAGTGGGGGAGGGTCCACCTGGTGATGGCGGGCGGCTACGACGATCGCGTGGCGGAGAATGTGGAGCACTACGCCGAGCTCAAAGATCTGGCCTCCAGCCTGGCCCTGGAGGACAATATCACCTTCCTGCGCTCCTTCTCTGACCGGCAGAAGACCTCCCTGCTCCACCACTGCACCTGCGTCCTCTACACGCCCAGCAACGAGCACTTTGGCATCGTGCCGGTGGAGGCCATGTACACGCGGTGCCCAGTCATCGCCGTGAACTCCGGCGGCCCACTGGAGTCCGTCGCCGACAAGGAGACGGGCTTCCTCTGCGAGCCCGAGGCAGAGAGCTTCGCCGGGGCCATGGAGAAGTTCATCAGGAACCCTCGGCTCCAGCAGGAGATGGGCGAGGCCGGCAGGCAGAGGGTGCTGGAGAGGTTTTCCTTGGAGGCCTTTGCTAACCAGCTTCACAAGTACATCCTAAGACTGACAGAGTAA